In a single window of the Zonotrichia leucophrys gambelii isolate GWCS_2022_RI chromosome 2, RI_Zleu_2.0, whole genome shotgun sequence genome:
- the SDCBP gene encoding syntenin-1, which translates to MSLYPSLEDLKVDKVIQAQTAFSSNPANPAILSEASAPIPCDGGLYPRLYPELSQYMGLSLNEEEVQRNLAVAAAAQPQGQLVTRPSTNYMVAPVTGNDIGIRRAEIKQGIREAILCKDQDGRIGLRLKSVDNGIFVQLVQANSPASLAGLRFGDQVLQINGENCAGWSSDKAHKVLKQASAERISMIIRDRPFERIITMHKDSTGHVGFIFKNGKITSIVKDSSAARNGLLTEHNICEINGQNVIGLKDSQVADILATAGNVVTITVMPSSIYEYIIKRMATSIMKSLMDHSVPEV; encoded by the exons ATGTCTCTCTATCCTTCCCTGGAAGATCTGAAGGTGGACAAAGTTATTCAG gCTCAGACTGCCTTTTCTTCAAATCCAGCTAATCCAGCAATCTTGTCTGAAGCTTCTGCTCCAATTCCTTGTGATGGAG GCTTGTACCCCAGATTGTATCCAGAACTTTCTCAGTATATGGGCCTGAGCCTCAATGAGGAGGAGGTGCAGAGAAACttagcagtggcagcagctgctcagccacAGGGT CAACTGGTAACACGACCTTCTACTAATTACATGGTAGCTCCAGTGACTGGAAATGATATTGGAATTCGCAGAGCAGAAATTAAACAAGGCATCCGTGAAGCAATTCTGTGTAAAGATCAGGATGGCAGAATTGGACTTCGCCTTAAGTCTGTTGATAAT GGTATATTTGTCCAGTTAGTTCAGGCAAACTCTCCAGCATCCCTTGCTGGTCTGCGGTTTGGGGACCAAGTTCTGCAGATCAATGGTGAAAACTGTGCAGGATGGAGTTCTGATAAAGCACACAAAGTTCTGAAACAGGCTTCTGCAGAAAGGATTTCAATGATCATTCGGGACAG aCCTTTTGAACGAATTATTACCATGCATAAGGACAGCACAGGACATGTTGGTTTCATATTCAAGAATGGAAAAATAACCTCAATAGTGAAAGACAGTTCTGCTGCAAGAAATGGACTTCTGACAGAGCACAACATCTGTGAAATTAATGGCCAGAATGTAATTGGGTTGAAG GACTCGCAGGTTGCAGACATCTTGGCAACAGCTGGAAACGTAGTGACCATCACTGTCATGCCTTCCAGTATTTATGAATATATAATAAAGAG gATGGCAACTAGCATCATGAAGAGCCTGATGGATCACTCTGTTCCTGAAGTCTAA